A genomic window from Rattus norvegicus strain BN/NHsdMcwi chromosome 9, GRCr8, whole genome shotgun sequence includes:
- the Spetex2l2 gene encoding uncharacterized protein Spetex2l2 isoform X4: MFRQLLRQFRKESGDQGETTPREKEDDPLSSETGRRKSFWGRLGESWAEGGVSSGGFGRKASSQTVISKQEECLKELEELKFEIQKCQFERDELYQILDLYIYDDWDHRLDVELPILQSEHEMRMMAMQMMTNSISDAMERYKELIQVNSSYCIRHSQLLREQAQLKNKIQILLNEKRELLVEQTELPASSVEAKRFCEETGMNICDPRAKQQQA; this comes from the exons atgtttcgccagctgctcaggcaaTTTCGCAAGGAAAGtggagatcaaggagagaccacaccaagggagaaggaagatgaccccctctctagtgaaacaggaaggaggaaatcattctggggaaggcttggtgagtcctgggcagagggaggagtatcctcaggag gttttggtaggaaggcatcatcccaaactgtcatcagtaagcaagaggagtgtctaaaggaactggaggaactcaaatttgaaatccagaagtgtcaattcgagagggatgaactttatcaaatcctggacctttatatctatgatgattgggaccacag gctggatgtcgaattgccaatacttcaatccgaacatgagatgagaatgatggctatgcaaatgatgaccaactcaataagtgatgccatggagaggtacaaggagctcatacaagtgaacagttcctactg catcaggcactcccagctcctgcgtgaacaagctcaattgaagaacaaaatacagattttgctgaatgagaagagagaactgctggtggagcagactgaactgccagcatcctcagtggaggcaaagaggttctgtgaagagACCGGAATGAACATATGtgaccccagagccaagcaacagcag
- the Spetex2l2 gene encoding uncharacterized protein Spetex2l2 isoform X6: MFRQLLRQFRKESGDQGETTPREKEDDPLSSETGRRKSFWGRLGFGRKASSQTVISKQEECLKELEELKFEIQKCQFERDELYQILDLYIYDDWDHRLDVELPILQSEHEMRMMAMQMMTNSISDAMERYKELIQVNSSYCIRHSQLLREQAQLKNKIQILLNEKRELLVEQTELPASSVEAKRFCEETGMNICDPRAKQQQV; the protein is encoded by the exons atgtttcgccagctgctcaggcaaTTTCGCAAGGAAAGtggagatcaaggagagaccacaccaagggagaaggaagatgaccccctctctagtgaaacaggaaggaggaaatcattctggggaaggcttg gttttggtaggaaggcatcatcccaaactgtcatcagtaagcaagaggagtgtctaaaggaactggaggaactcaaatttgaaatccagaagtgtcaattcgagagggatgaactttatcaaatcctggacctttatatctatgatgattgggaccacag gctggatgtcgaattgccaatacttcaatccgaacatgagatgagaatgatggctatgcaaatgatgaccaactcaataagtgatgccatggagaggtacaaggagctcatacaagtgaacagttcctactg catcaggcactcccagctcctgcgtgaacaagctcaattgaagaacaaaatacagattttgctgaatgagaagagagaactgctggtggagcagactgaactgccagcatcctcagtggaggcaaagaggttctgtgaagagACCGGAATGAACATATGtgaccccagagccaagcaacagcag gtctga
- the Ccdc88al1 gene encoding uncharacterized protein Ccdc88al1 isoform X1, giving the protein MFRQLLRLFRKESGDQGETTPRQKEDDLLSSKTGRRKSFRGRLGFGRKTSSQNVISEQEKCRKELEELKLEIQKCKFERDELYQILDFYIYDDWDLRLDVELPILQSEHERRMMAMQMMTNSISDAMERYKELIQVNSSYRIRHSQLLHEQAQLKNKIQILLNEKRELLVEQTELPTSSVEAKRLCEEAGMNICVPRAKQQQEI; this is encoded by the exons atgtttcgccagctgctcaggctatttcgcaAGGAAAGtggagatcaaggagagaccacaccaaggcagaaggaagatGACCTCCTCTCTagtaaaacaggaaggaggaaatcattccggggaaggcttg GATTTGGtaggaagacatcatcccaaaatgtcatcagtgagCAAGAGAAGTGTcgaaaggaactggaggaactcaaacttgaaatccagaagtgtaaattcgagagggatgaactttatcaaatcctggacttttatatctatgatgattgggacctcag gctggatgtcgaattgccaatacttcaatccgaacatgagaggagaatgatggctatgcaaatgatgaccaactcaataagtgatgccatggagaggtacaaggagctcatacaagtgaacagttcctaccg catcaggcactcccagctcctgcatgaacaagctcaattgaagaacaaaatacagattttgctgaatgagaagagagaactgctggtggagcagactgagctGCCAAcatcctctgtggaggcaaagaggctctgtgaagaggccggaatgaacatctgtgtccccagagccaagcaacagcag GAAATATAA
- the Ccdc88al1 gene encoding uncharacterized protein Ccdc88al1 isoform X2 yields the protein MFRQLLRLFRKESGDQGETTPRQKEDDLLSSKTGRRKSFRGRLGFGRKTSSQNVISEQEKCRKELEELKLEIQKCKFERDELYQILDFYIYDDWDLRLDVELPILQSEHERRMMAMQMMTNSISDAMERYKELIQVNSSYRIRHSQLLHEQAQLKNKIQILLNEKRELLVEQTELPTSSVEAKRLCEEAGMNICVPRAKQQQV from the exons atgtttcgccagctgctcaggctatttcgcaAGGAAAGtggagatcaaggagagaccacaccaaggcagaaggaagatGACCTCCTCTCTagtaaaacaggaaggaggaaatcattccggggaaggcttg GATTTGGtaggaagacatcatcccaaaatgtcatcagtgagCAAGAGAAGTGTcgaaaggaactggaggaactcaaacttgaaatccagaagtgtaaattcgagagggatgaactttatcaaatcctggacttttatatctatgatgattgggacctcag gctggatgtcgaattgccaatacttcaatccgaacatgagaggagaatgatggctatgcaaatgatgaccaactcaataagtgatgccatggagaggtacaaggagctcatacaagtgaacagttcctaccg catcaggcactcccagctcctgcatgaacaagctcaattgaagaacaaaatacagattttgctgaatgagaagagagaactgctggtggagcagactgagctGCCAAcatcctctgtggaggcaaagaggctctgtgaagaggccggaatgaacatctgtgtccccagagccaagcaacagcag gtctga
- the Spetex2l2 gene encoding uncharacterized protein Spetex2l2 isoform X2 — MFRQLLRQFRKESGDQGETTPREKEDDPLSSETGRRKSFWGRLGESWAEGGVSSGGFGRKASSQTVISKQEECLKELEELKFEIQKCQFERDELYQILDLYIYDDWDHRLDVELPILQSEHEMRMMAMQMMTNSISDAMERYKELIQVNSSYCIRHSQLLREQAQLKNKIQILLNEKRELLVEQTELPASSVEAKRFCEETGMNICDPRAKQQQV, encoded by the exons atgtttcgccagctgctcaggcaaTTTCGCAAGGAAAGtggagatcaaggagagaccacaccaagggagaaggaagatgaccccctctctagtgaaacaggaaggaggaaatcattctggggaaggcttggtgagtcctgggcagagggaggagtatcctcaggag gttttggtaggaaggcatcatcccaaactgtcatcagtaagcaagaggagtgtctaaaggaactggaggaactcaaatttgaaatccagaagtgtcaattcgagagggatgaactttatcaaatcctggacctttatatctatgatgattgggaccacag gctggatgtcgaattgccaatacttcaatccgaacatgagatgagaatgatggctatgcaaatgatgaccaactcaataagtgatgccatggagaggtacaaggagctcatacaagtgaacagttcctactg catcaggcactcccagctcctgcgtgaacaagctcaattgaagaacaaaatacagattttgctgaatgagaagagagaactgctggtggagcagactgaactgccagcatcctcagtggaggcaaagaggttctgtgaagagACCGGAATGAACATATGtgaccccagagccaagcaacagcag gtctga
- the Spetex2l2 gene encoding uncharacterized protein Spetex2l2 isoform X7 produces MFRQLLRQFRKESGDQGETTPREKEDDPLSSETGRRKSFWGRLGESWAEGGVSSGGFGRKASSQTVISKQEECLKELEELKFEIQKCQFERDELYQILDLYIYDDWDHRSEILQQKLEHDTDQDKISLGEKSYRRRTKCAQQIHHYCISSVMSIAIVDCTFLL; encoded by the exons atgtttcgccagctgctcaggcaaTTTCGCAAGGAAAGtggagatcaaggagagaccacaccaagggagaaggaagatgaccccctctctagtgaaacaggaaggaggaaatcattctggggaaggcttggtgagtcctgggcagagggaggagtatcctcaggag gttttggtaggaaggcatcatcccaaactgtcatcagtaagcaagaggagtgtctaaaggaactggaggaactcaaatttgaaatccagaagtgtcaattcgagagggatgaactttatcaaatcctggacctttatatctatgatgattgggaccacag gtctgaaattctccagcagaaactcgaacatgacacagaccaggacaagatctcccttggtgagaagagctacaggaggagaacaaagtgtgcacagcaaatacaccactattgtatctcatctgtaatgtccatagcaattgtggactgcactttcctcctttag